A section of the Deinococcus sp. KNUC1210 genome encodes:
- a CDS encoding HD-GYP domain-containing protein, whose product MSVKMPLELRHLVTLVDADHAAQVASLAAQAAPFFGLDAEFAWAAGWLHDLGKLAVPPEILMAPRALSLQEQLIVRAHPVEGEMIVLRCWPEVPSVVLDAVRGHHERVGGGGYPDGLQVIPPLTALVAAADVYAALRVARVYRPAVSLKDARELLEGTALPTDVIQAVLHVAQVQEVVESGAA is encoded by the coding sequence ATGTCTGTCAAGATGCCGTTGGAATTGCGTCACTTGGTGACGCTTGTGGATGCGGATCATGCCGCGCAGGTCGCGAGTCTCGCAGCACAAGCAGCGCCCTTCTTCGGGCTGGATGCCGAGTTCGCCTGGGCAGCGGGCTGGCTGCACGATCTTGGGAAGTTGGCGGTCCCACCGGAGATCTTGATGGCGCCGAGAGCGCTGAGTCTGCAGGAGCAACTGATTGTCAGGGCGCATCCGGTGGAGGGAGAGATGATCGTGCTGCGCTGCTGGCCGGAGGTGCCATCAGTGGTGTTGGACGCCGTGCGGGGGCATCACGAGCGTGTGGGTGGGGGTGGTTATCCGGATGGCCTTCAGGTGATTCCACCGCTGACGGCGCTGGTAGCCGCTGCAGATGTGTATGCAGCGCTGCGAGTGGCCCGGGTGTACCGACCTGCGGTCAGTTTGAAGGACGCCCGCGAATTGTTGGAAGGAACCGCGCTGCCCACTGACGTGATCCAGGCGGTGCTGCATGTGGCTCAGGTGCAGGAAGTGGTGGAGTCAGGCGCGGCGTGA
- a CDS encoding type II secretion system protein GspD — translation MNKLLALTAVLLLAAPSVAQTPTPTPVLSVTLPSNPKLDKPLTVMLPAGAPLSSVLAAITRASGLTLLARDVPVLPVTLNFKGLTARAALNQVLSLYQDQIKALLVGNTLIVAPGPLIDRLAVTPGSQRRVLEVPVSDDDAKRLSSLTGALVTPVNNTTIVTGTTQQLQDVTALLMAGPKPAPTATPIFRADVALGLVDPDVAQKTLNGLFGMSVTTAYGRAYIQANSQTLLDQAISTLKQLGQDAQSAHEQADQAAAAEQQAQAAQAAREAAVAAAKTPAPAVSAPIPAPAPLLHRTLTTTLSSDLITRLASVNGTIKLTPLDAGTYDAQATQDDLTSFTQAIQGAEVREATRVVVTYPRVPASAIDGLKDSVTTISARSVPGGLEVRGTPQEQVRASMYLAGVVRNLPPEVVPPTPALPVEPITVRVPLAYALPSTVAAELTSLYGPSSASAAPSTPTPAASVPAATSTDASTTGAPIINITTAPTTPSTGNATPPAASDVRIVADERSRSIVLSGPPATIARMQRTIADLDTRLSDVRMALRVEQISGSTGQDLGVDWSVGLGGFSVAQSSGTLSAGYKPGVGPLSFSASLDAARSEGRSNTLLDTTFAAQDGRPANFKNGGQLLLPDTTTTSGGTTSTSRTSYDYGLDVTLTPRLAPDGRIELTVQLQLGEQPVSGIANSVVIAKRSMTTIVTVTPGEPLILGGVLSQDASQTSKGVPLLSQIPVIGSLFGKSNNSASSSVLLITLQAADRTDDRAPTPPQLGDGTVTRVNIPGK, via the coding sequence ATGAATAAGTTGCTCGCGCTTACCGCTGTGCTGCTGCTCGCTGCGCCGAGCGTCGCGCAGACCCCCACCCCCACCCCTGTTCTGAGTGTCACACTGCCCAGCAACCCCAAGCTGGACAAGCCGCTCACCGTGATGCTGCCTGCAGGTGCGCCGCTGAGCTCAGTGCTGGCCGCCATCACCCGCGCCAGTGGTCTCACCCTGCTCGCCCGCGATGTGCCTGTGCTGCCCGTCACGCTGAATTTCAAGGGACTCACCGCACGGGCGGCTCTCAACCAGGTGCTGTCGCTGTATCAGGATCAGATCAAAGCACTCCTGGTCGGGAATACCCTGATCGTCGCCCCCGGCCCGCTGATCGACCGCCTGGCGGTCACACCCGGCAGCCAGCGCCGCGTGCTGGAGGTGCCGGTCAGTGATGACGATGCCAAACGCCTGAGCAGCCTGACCGGCGCGCTGGTCACGCCGGTCAACAACACCACCATCGTCACCGGCACGACCCAGCAGCTCCAGGATGTCACTGCGTTGCTGATGGCTGGCCCCAAACCCGCGCCCACCGCCACGCCCATCTTCCGAGCGGATGTCGCGCTGGGGCTGGTCGATCCGGACGTGGCGCAGAAAACCCTGAACGGGCTCTTCGGCATGAGCGTCACCACCGCGTATGGCCGGGCCTACATCCAGGCCAACAGCCAGACGCTGCTGGATCAGGCAATCAGTACCCTCAAGCAGCTCGGGCAGGATGCCCAGAGTGCTCATGAACAAGCCGATCAGGCCGCCGCTGCGGAACAGCAGGCACAAGCGGCGCAGGCCGCCCGTGAAGCTGCTGTGGCCGCAGCGAAGACCCCTGCGCCTGCTGTTTCAGCACCGATTCCCGCGCCTGCACCCTTGCTGCACCGCACCCTCACTACCACGCTCTCCAGCGACCTGATCACCCGACTCGCCAGCGTCAACGGCACTATCAAACTCACGCCACTCGATGCTGGAACCTACGACGCTCAGGCCACCCAGGACGACCTCACGAGCTTCACCCAGGCGATTCAGGGCGCGGAAGTCCGCGAGGCCACCCGCGTGGTCGTCACGTACCCCCGCGTGCCAGCCAGCGCCATCGACGGACTGAAGGACAGCGTCACCACCATCAGTGCACGCAGTGTTCCAGGCGGCCTGGAAGTGCGCGGCACACCTCAGGAGCAAGTGCGTGCCAGCATGTACCTCGCGGGGGTCGTCCGCAACCTCCCGCCAGAAGTTGTCCCCCCGACCCCTGCACTACCCGTGGAACCGATCACCGTGCGCGTCCCGTTGGCCTATGCCCTGCCCAGTACCGTCGCAGCAGAACTCACCTCGCTGTACGGCCCCAGCAGCGCCAGCGCCGCCCCGTCCACGCCCACACCTGCCGCCAGTGTACCTGCGGCCACGAGCACCGACGCCAGTACCACCGGCGCCCCGATCATCAACATCACCACCGCTCCTACCACCCCTAGCACGGGCAACGCCACTCCCCCAGCCGCCTCGGACGTGCGGATCGTGGCCGACGAGCGCAGCCGTTCCATCGTGCTGTCCGGCCCACCCGCGACCATCGCCCGCATGCAGCGCACCATCGCCGACCTCGACACTCGCCTCTCCGACGTCCGCATGGCCCTGCGGGTCGAGCAGATCAGCGGCAGTACCGGACAGGACCTGGGCGTGGACTGGAGTGTCGGTCTGGGCGGCTTCAGCGTCGCGCAGTCCTCCGGGACACTCAGCGCTGGGTACAAGCCAGGTGTCGGTCCGCTGAGTTTCTCAGCGAGCCTTGACGCCGCTCGCAGTGAAGGCCGCAGCAACACCCTGCTCGACACCACCTTCGCTGCGCAGGATGGCCGCCCAGCGAACTTCAAGAACGGTGGCCAGCTACTGCTGCCCGACACCACGACGACCAGCGGCGGCACGACCAGCACCAGCCGTACCAGTTACGACTACGGCCTGGATGTCACCCTCACCCCGCGCCTCGCGCCCGACGGCCGCATCGAACTCACCGTACAGCTCCAGCTGGGCGAGCAGCCGGTCTCCGGAATCGCCAACAGCGTGGTGATCGCCAAACGCAGCATGACCACCATCGTCACCGTCACCCCCGGCGAGCCCCTGATTCTCGGCGGCGTGCTCAGCCAGGATGCCTCGCAGACCAGCAAAGGTGTCCCACTCCTCAGCCAGATTCCCGTCATCGGCAGTCTGTTCGGCAAGAGCAACAACAGCGCGTCGAGCAGCGTGCTCCTCATCACCCTGCAGGCAGCCGACCGTACCGATGACCGTGCCCCGACGCCCCCTCAACTCGGCGACGGCACCGTGACCCGCGTGAATATCCCCGGTAAATAA
- a CDS encoding type II secretion system F family protein encodes MKWSYKAYDPQGTPRKGKLEAPNAEDAYKQVTSLGFTPTEVKKSGDIEFPWSRRPPGLKDKAIFTQQFAQLLGGNVPQNEALGVAARSTTNTYLREAVEKIRSEVEEGQPIEDVFARKEFAKAFDPVFVAFLRMGTESGNLARPLKELGDMYKWQLRIFQMVKKGLTLPVIIMVACLIVTYFIMSNVVPTFMKILDGLHAELPPITKMVKTVSELASNPLVTLVILLIISGIYFAIRAYRSTPAGKLKTDTLLLRLFVVGPLMQTFILARMSRAIAVMLANQIPLANTLQLSGAIAGNAMYAQHMREVRRAAIDGHKMAPVLMRYPKEFPEQYTLQFRAAENNARLDETLIYLGEIYNDEVTTKVEALTTALEPFLMVFLGVVVGTIVVAVFLPMTSMMQALEK; translated from the coding sequence ATGAAATGGAGCTACAAAGCCTACGATCCCCAGGGCACGCCCCGCAAAGGCAAACTCGAAGCCCCCAATGCGGAAGATGCCTACAAACAGGTCACCAGCCTGGGCTTCACACCCACCGAGGTCAAGAAGAGCGGGGACATCGAGTTCCCCTGGAGCCGACGCCCACCCGGGCTGAAAGACAAGGCCATCTTCACTCAGCAATTCGCGCAGCTGCTCGGTGGCAATGTCCCTCAGAACGAAGCGCTGGGCGTGGCCGCCCGCAGCACCACCAACACCTACTTGCGGGAAGCGGTCGAGAAGATCCGCAGCGAGGTGGAAGAAGGCCAGCCCATTGAGGATGTCTTCGCTCGCAAGGAGTTCGCCAAGGCCTTTGATCCCGTCTTCGTGGCATTCCTTCGCATGGGCACCGAGAGCGGCAATCTCGCCCGGCCGCTCAAGGAACTCGGTGACATGTACAAATGGCAGCTGCGCATCTTCCAGATGGTCAAAAAGGGCTTGACCCTGCCTGTCATCATCATGGTCGCCTGCCTGATCGTCACCTACTTCATCATGTCCAACGTCGTTCCGACGTTCATGAAGATCCTGGACGGACTCCATGCTGAACTCCCGCCGATCACCAAGATGGTCAAGACCGTATCAGAACTCGCGTCCAACCCGCTGGTGACGCTAGTCATTCTGCTGATCATCAGCGGCATCTACTTCGCCATCCGGGCGTACCGCAGCACCCCAGCAGGCAAGCTGAAGACCGACACGCTGCTGCTGCGGCTGTTCGTGGTCGGCCCGCTGATGCAGACATTCATTCTGGCCCGCATGAGCCGCGCCATCGCGGTGATGCTCGCCAATCAGATCCCCCTCGCCAACACCCTGCAGCTCTCCGGAGCCATCGCGGGCAACGCCATGTACGCCCAGCACATGCGCGAGGTCCGCCGTGCAGCCATCGACGGACACAAGATGGCGCCAGTCCTGATGCGCTACCCCAAAGAATTCCCAGAGCAGTACACCCTGCAGTTCAGAGCGGCGGAGAACAACGCCCGGCTGGACGAGACGCTGATCTACCTGGGCGAGATCTATAACGACGAAGTGACCACCAAGGTCGAAGCCCTCACCACTGCACTCGAACCCTTCCTGATGGTGTTCCTGGGCGTGGTGGTGGGGACGATTGTAGTCGCGGTGTTCCTGCCAATGACCAGCATGATGCAGGCGCTCGAAAAATAA
- a CDS encoding helix-turn-helix domain-containing protein codes for MTDHTSLAATLRVWRQRLTPDKVGLPARSIRRTTGLRREDLAERSGLSVDYIVRLEQGRATAPSVQAVAALAAALQLSPSERDHLYHLASLRPPIDQRMSHRITPGVQRLLTRLGDVPISVFAADWQQIWWNASWAALIGDPAEVAPEHRNFVASRFPIPDWGGRVEAWPVRVENLEASKRSLVADLRHASARYPADPRLAVLLCRLLGGNQEFAAMWRSGAVGEHTEDRKVIEHPVVGHVQVDCDVLTAGDADLRIVALTAEAGTIDARRLEQTRYGVGTLRSDQSELHASLD; via the coding sequence ATGACAGACCATACAAGTCTGGCCGCGACGCTGCGGGTGTGGCGTCAACGGTTGACGCCCGATAAGGTCGGCCTGCCAGCCCGCTCCATCCGACGGACGACGGGGTTGCGTCGGGAAGACCTTGCCGAACGGTCCGGCCTGTCGGTCGATTACATCGTGCGGCTGGAGCAGGGCCGCGCGACCGCGCCGTCTGTCCAGGCCGTGGCCGCCCTGGCTGCCGCCCTGCAGCTGAGTCCGAGTGAACGTGACCACCTCTACCACCTCGCGAGTCTGCGCCCTCCCATCGACCAACGGATGAGCCACCGGATCACGCCTGGTGTCCAGCGGCTCCTGACACGGCTGGGAGATGTGCCAATTTCGGTCTTCGCGGCCGACTGGCAGCAGATCTGGTGGAACGCGAGCTGGGCCGCCCTGATCGGAGATCCCGCTGAGGTCGCGCCGGAACACCGCAATTTTGTGGCCTCACGCTTTCCAATTCCGGATTGGGGCGGCCGGGTCGAAGCGTGGCCTGTCCGAGTCGAGAACCTTGAGGCCTCGAAGCGGAGCCTCGTTGCGGACCTGCGGCACGCCAGTGCTCGTTATCCAGCAGACCCGCGCCTGGCTGTCCTGCTGTGCCGTCTCCTCGGTGGGAACCAGGAATTCGCAGCAATGTGGCGGTCTGGGGCAGTAGGTGAGCACACGGAGGACCGTAAGGTGATAGAGCATCCGGTCGTCGGTCACGTGCAGGTCGACTGCGACGTGCTCACGGCAGGAGACGCCGACCTCAGGATCGTTGCCCTGACGGCGGAGGCAGGCACCATCGACGCCCGCCGTCTTGAGCAGACCCGGTACGGGGTCGGCACCCTGAGAAGTGACCAGTCTGAACTTCACGCCTCTCTCGACTGA
- a CDS encoding Tfp pilus assembly protein FimT/FimU, with translation MNTSQHRKGFTLIEVVVTIALMAVLITVTVSQLPKLDHPMDQHTLVERVGSTLESAHVQAVEDRSNVHVATSGGQLIITSSAGTNTESFNAAQLSGALDITPDGTVSGVLSVTADQVPCTFMTLSASGQARSGTCAAGVVADDPATEDASNPEVTDAGNNTGSATPSPTASDAPPIFPAPGAGSVNLPHDGGSLDPRLPIRGGGGANY, from the coding sequence ATGAACACCTCGCAGCACCGCAAGGGGTTCACCTTGATCGAAGTGGTGGTGACCATCGCACTGATGGCCGTGCTGATCACCGTGACCGTCTCGCAACTCCCGAAGCTCGATCACCCGATGGATCAGCACACCCTGGTCGAGCGCGTGGGCAGCACGCTGGAAAGCGCCCACGTCCAGGCGGTCGAAGACCGCTCCAACGTCCACGTGGCGACGTCCGGTGGGCAACTCATCATCACCAGTAGTGCCGGGACAAACACCGAGTCGTTCAACGCCGCGCAGCTCAGCGGTGCGCTCGACATTACCCCGGACGGCACCGTGAGCGGCGTGCTGAGCGTGACGGCCGATCAGGTGCCCTGTACCTTCATGACGCTCAGCGCGAGCGGGCAGGCCCGCAGCGGCACCTGCGCCGCTGGCGTGGTGGCCGACGATCCCGCCACTGAAGACGCCAGCAATCCAGAAGTGACTGACGCCGGAAACAACACGGGCAGCGCCACGCCGAGTCCCACCGCCAGCGATGCCCCGCCGATCTTCCCCGCCCCGGGGGCCGGCAGCGTCAATCTGCCGCACGACGGCGGCTCCCTCGATCCACGCCTGCCCATTCGCGGGGGCGGCGGCGCGAATTACTGA
- a CDS encoding type IV pilus twitching motility protein PilT: MTQLPSVPVLTRQPTPQPVGPDNIAQVLDDLTALGSSDIQFKTGQPPLINLNGAWQPQLQYALLTGQTVEQIHQKICKDSRYLKISDQQTWDADYRTSTAISNFRVSGGKELGRPYLVLRPLPREIPSFDKLRLLDDEIGVPKSKDGSSKAHLTDGFQYVLRQKRGLILVTGPTGSGKSTTLASFVNYLNQHRPYNIITIEDPVEFVFRSHQSHILQREVGVDTDSFSTALRASLRQKPDVILVGEMRDAETINAAFRAAATGHLVMSTLHNNEAAQTIERIINEFPADQQLRVRHQLSEVLVGIFAQQLVPTLTGGRQMILESMVLTNSMRNVLRPNADKKGGDGYLQALRDKLTENNPHGSRSMDNELRRAVDAGLIADEVAQEYAISPERWNEHEGRA, from the coding sequence ATGACCCAGCTGCCCTCTGTGCCTGTCCTCACCCGCCAGCCCACCCCTCAACCCGTCGGCCCCGACAACATCGCCCAGGTCCTCGACGACCTCACCGCCCTGGGCAGCAGCGACATCCAGTTCAAGACCGGCCAGCCGCCGCTCATCAACCTCAATGGCGCGTGGCAGCCCCAGTTGCAGTACGCCCTGCTGACCGGCCAGACCGTCGAGCAGATTCACCAGAAAATCTGCAAGGACAGCCGCTATCTCAAGATCAGCGACCAGCAGACCTGGGATGCCGACTACCGCACCAGCACCGCCATTTCCAACTTCCGCGTGTCCGGCGGCAAGGAACTCGGCCGCCCGTACCTGGTGCTGCGCCCCCTCCCCCGCGAAATCCCCAGCTTCGACAAGCTCCGACTGCTGGATGACGAAATCGGTGTGCCCAAAAGCAAGGATGGCAGTAGCAAGGCGCACCTGACCGACGGCTTCCAGTACGTTCTACGGCAGAAGCGCGGCCTGATCCTGGTCACCGGCCCCACCGGCAGCGGCAAGTCCACCACCCTGGCGTCGTTCGTGAATTACTTGAATCAGCACCGCCCGTACAACATCATCACCATCGAAGATCCGGTCGAGTTCGTCTTCCGCAGCCACCAGAGCCACATCCTCCAGCGGGAAGTCGGCGTGGATACCGACAGCTTCAGCACCGCCCTGCGCGCCTCCCTGCGGCAGAAGCCCGACGTGATTCTGGTGGGTGAGATGCGCGACGCCGAGACCATCAACGCCGCCTTCCGCGCCGCCGCGACGGGACATCTGGTGATGAGCACGCTGCACAACAACGAAGCCGCGCAAACCATTGAGCGAATCATCAACGAATTCCCCGCCGATCAGCAGCTGCGCGTGCGACACCAACTCAGCGAGGTGCTGGTCGGCATCTTCGCGCAGCAACTCGTGCCCACCCTCACCGGCGGACGGCAGATGATCCTCGAATCGATGGTGCTGACCAACAGCATGCGCAACGTCTTGCGCCCCAACGCCGACAAGAAAGGCGGCGACGGCTATCTACAGGCGCTGCGCGACAAGCTGACTGAAAACAATCCGCATGGCAGCCGCAGCATGGACAACGAGTTGCGCCGAGCGGTGGACGCGGGCCTCATCGCCGACGAGGTCGCGCAGGAGTACGCCATCAGTCCCGAACGCTGGAATGAGCACGAGGGCCGCGCATGA
- a CDS encoding transposase, translating into METRISALLNRPSLQSTVNERLRKGLLKHHQRGSLLRFLDDPSIPPTKNAAERDLRSEVTARKVSQCRKTQRGADGYAVIKSVVETAKRRAQHPLDVLVGLQVRAATH; encoded by the coding sequence ATTGAGACCCGCATCAGCGCGCTGCTCAACCGCCCATCCCTGCAGAGCACGGTCAACGAGCGGCTGCGCAAAGGGCTACTTAAACACCATCAGCGCGGCAGTCTGCTGAGATTCCTTGATGATCCAAGCATCCCACCGACGAAGAACGCGGCCGAGCGCGACCTGCGCTCAGAGGTAACGGCTCGTAAGGTCTCTCAGTGCAGGAAAACCCAACGCGGTGCGGATGGCTACGCGGTGATCAAGAGCGTGGTGGAGACCGCGAAGCGCCGCGCGCAGCACCCGCTGGATGTCCTCGTCGGTCTTCAAGTACGCGCAGCCACACACTGA
- the pilO gene encoding type 4a pilus biogenesis protein PilO, with product MNLKPFYPMLGVLLLGGLLAYKVTAPPLQDALTTRSTLQDDIATLEGAVQTLPAETVRHEHLQQDYAALKARLPDTEHLPDVLRTLSDTARALNVRADKIDRSVRPSSIPGVTAVDLDVSLVGTYARTQAYIQTLARLPRAYTTRSVTFSAGDHGLVTGSLKLTTYTRDNTTPAATPATGTTLPSTGTVPLSPSPSSASPSGPISTTPSGSLPTSATPLAGAPARTSPTSPEVNFSTRPGGAQ from the coding sequence ATGAACCTCAAACCCTTCTACCCCATGCTCGGCGTGCTCCTGCTCGGTGGACTCCTCGCCTATAAAGTCACCGCGCCGCCCCTGCAGGACGCCCTCACCACCCGCAGCACCCTCCAAGACGATATCGCCACGCTTGAAGGGGCGGTGCAGACCCTCCCCGCTGAAACCGTGCGCCACGAGCACCTCCAGCAGGACTACGCCGCACTCAAGGCCCGCTTGCCCGATACCGAACATCTCCCCGATGTTCTGCGCACCCTGTCCGACACCGCCCGCGCCCTGAATGTCCGCGCTGACAAGATTGACCGCAGTGTCCGGCCCAGCAGCATCCCTGGTGTCACCGCCGTCGATCTGGATGTCAGTCTCGTGGGCACCTACGCCCGCACGCAGGCATACATCCAGACCCTAGCCAGGCTGCCCCGTGCGTACACCACCCGCAGCGTCACCTTCTCTGCTGGCGACCATGGGTTGGTCACCGGCTCGCTCAAGCTCACCACCTATACGCGCGACAACACCACGCCCGCAGCGACGCCTGCTACGGGCACCACGCTCCCGAGCACCGGCACGGTGCCCCTCTCGCCCTCCCCGAGCAGCGCGAGTCCCTCAGGACCCATCTCCACCACCCCAAGCGGTTCTCTGCCCACATCGGCAACCCCGCTGGCGGGCGCGCCTGCCCGCACGTCCCCGACCTCACCAGAGGTCAACTTCTCGACCCGCCCTGGAGGCGCTCAGTGA
- a CDS encoding type IV pilin protein, whose product MKRQVQGFTLIELLIVVAIIAVLAMVLLPSYRGATSTGNKRAAQVHAQTVRLALNTLLASNPQFTTTSFGTLDCSGAHDVGSTGVTAPNGGNGWEAAPNGDRCTASPLTSRTYSVSVTYDDNQVVTAP is encoded by the coding sequence ATGAAACGTCAAGTGCAGGGGTTCACCCTGATCGAGTTACTGATCGTGGTGGCAATCATCGCCGTGCTCGCCATGGTGCTGCTGCCCAGCTACCGGGGCGCGACCAGTACCGGCAACAAGCGCGCAGCCCAGGTGCATGCCCAGACAGTGCGCCTGGCACTCAATACGCTGCTCGCCAGCAATCCGCAGTTCACCACCACCAGTTTCGGCACCCTGGACTGCTCCGGTGCGCACGATGTAGGCAGCACGGGCGTCACCGCCCCGAATGGTGGGAACGGCTGGGAGGCCGCGCCGAATGGCGACCGCTGCACCGCCTCACCGCTCACCAGCCGCACCTATAGCGTCAGCGTCACGTATGACGACAACCAGGTGGTGACCGCACCATGA
- a CDS encoding GspE/PulE family protein, giving the protein MILVTGPTGSGKTTLMHTTLRELNDHRIKIMAIEDPIEYEQPLIVQTEIRRSDDPENNLSFARALRSILRQDPDVIFVGEIRDEETATIAVQAAQTGHLLLSTLHTNSAIGTISRLMDLGVPPT; this is encoded by the coding sequence ATGATCCTGGTCACCGGCCCTACCGGCAGCGGCAAGACCACCCTGATGCACACCACCCTGCGCGAACTCAATGACCACCGCATCAAGATCATGGCCATCGAGGATCCCATCGAGTACGAGCAGCCGCTGATCGTCCAGACCGAAATCCGCCGCAGTGACGACCCCGAGAACAATCTCTCGTTCGCCCGGGCCCTGCGCAGCATCCTCCGGCAAGACCCGGATGTCATCTTCGTCGGCGAGATCCGCGACGAAGAAACGGCGACCATCGCCGTGCAGGCCGCGCAGACCGGCCACCTGCTGCTCAGCACGCTGCACACCAACAGCGCCATCGGCACCATCAGCCGCCTGATGGATCTGGGCGTTCCCCCTACCTGA
- a CDS encoding ATPase, T2SS/T4P/T4SS family, with product MEEAVSNQASDIHFQPEREGMMIRERVHGNLIPRSTVPALYSAQLINQLKMMCGMTIESRLPQDKRLNLQMQIGSVSQLVRLRVSSLPSHHGDSVVMRLLPDVDTLPTLDGTGFSPQPRAGPTGHRGCQRHDPGHRPYRQRQDHPDAHHPARTQ from the coding sequence CTGGAAGAAGCCGTCAGCAACCAGGCCAGCGACATTCACTTCCAGCCGGAACGCGAAGGCATGATGATCCGCGAACGGGTCCACGGCAACCTCATCCCACGCAGCACCGTGCCCGCCCTGTACTCCGCCCAGCTGATCAACCAGCTGAAAATGATGTGCGGCATGACCATCGAGTCCCGCCTGCCGCAGGACAAGCGCCTCAATCTCCAGATGCAGATCGGCAGCGTTTCGCAGCTCGTGCGCCTGCGGGTCAGCAGCCTGCCGTCGCATCACGGCGACAGCGTCGTCATGCGGCTCCTCCCTGACGTCGACACCCTCCCCACGCTCGACGGCACCGGCTTCTCCCCACAACCTCGCGCTGGTCCGACAGGCCATCGAGGGTGCCAACGGCATGATCCTGGTCACCGGCCCTACCGGCAGCGGCAAGACCACCCTGATGCACACCACCCTGCGCGAACTCAATGA